One Novosphingobium sp. 9U genomic window, AGAACGGCGCCAAGGTCCTGCGCGACCAGGCGGCCAAGTATCCGCAGACCAAGTGGCACTTCGAGTACAGCCCGGAGACGTTCTCCACCGCCGAACTCGACTTCTCGCTGGAGTGCTGCGAGGCGGTGATGGACATCCTCCAGCCCAGCCCCGAGCACCCGATCATCCTGAACCTGCCGGCGACGGTCGAGGCGGCGACGCCCAATATCTACGCCGACCAGATCGAATACTTCTGCCGCAACCTGCCCAACCGCGAGAGCGCGGTGATCAGCTTGCACACCCACAACGACCGCGGCACCGGCGTGGCGGCGGCCGAATTGGGCCTGATGGCGGGCGCTGATCGCGTCGAGGGTTGCCTGTTCGGCAACGGTGAGCGCACCGGTAACTGCTGCCTCGTGACGGTTGGCCTCAACCTCTACACGCAGGGCGTCGACCCCGGCCTCGACTTCTCGGACATCGACGAGGTGATCCAGACGGTCGAGTACTGCAACCAGCTCAAGGTAGCGGAGCGTCATCCCTACGGCGGCGAACTGGTGTTCACTGCATTCTCCGGCAGCCATCAGGACGCGATCAAGAAGGGCTTTGCGGCGCAGGAAACGCGCAATGACCAGCTCTGGGCGGTACCCTATCTGCCGATCGACCCGGCGGACCTTGGCCGCAGCTACGAGGCGGTGATCCGCGTCAATTCGCAGAGCGGCAAGGGCGGCTTCGCCTGGGTGATCGAGCAGGATCAGGGCCTGAAGCTGCCCAAACGCATGCAGGCGCACTTCTCGCGCCATGTGCAGGAACTGGCCGACGAGCTCGGCCGTGAACTGCAGGCGAGCGACATCTGGGACGTGTTCCGGCGCGCCTACCGGCTGGATGGGGAACAGCGCTACCAGCTGATTGACTGGGATGAGGGTCGCACGTCCGATGGCACGCGCCTGTTCTCGGGCAAGATCGGCGTCGAGGGGCGCGAGCAGTCGGTATCGGGCCGCGGCAATGGGTTGATCTCGTCGGTCACCGCGACGCTGAAGGACAGCTTCGGCGTCGAGCTCGAGGTCAAGGATTACGCCGAGCACTCAATGGGCCAGAGCTCGGACGCACGCGCGGCGGCTTACGTCGAGTGCGTGCTGCCCGATGGGCGGACAGTATGGGGTGTGGGCATCGACGAGGATGTCGCCACAGCCAGCGTGCGCGCTGTGCTGAGCGCGGCCAACGCAGCTTGAACCGATCTCCTCTCCCCGCCGGGGAGAGGATACGGGTGGCTCAGCCCTTCTTCGGCAGCTTGATCTCGGCCGTTCCGGTGCACATCGTGACGCCGCGCTGGTTGACCATCTTGTGCTTGACGTGGATCAGGTTGCGACCTTCCTCATCCACCGTCTTGTCGATCACTTCGGCGGTCTGGATGGTCACATCGCCCGTCAGTGCCGGCCCGCGATAGTTGGCGGTCGAGTGCACCACGCCGCCGTGCTCGCCGGCCCATCCCGACAGGTAATCCGTCACCCAGCTGCCCATCGAGGCGCCGTAGCCATAGCCGCGCGGCATGCCGATCTTGCGGGCGAACTTGGGGAACAGGTGCCCGCGCGAGGGGCCGAAGTAGGCGCCATCGGTAAGCCACGGGTTGACCAGCATCATGTCCGGATCGTTCTCGTGACCCGCCATTTCGGGCGTGAAGCCCATCGCGAGGAGGTCCTGCTTGCGCAGGTTCATCGAACCCCAGGTGTTGACGATGAAGGCGCGCCACTCGGTGGTGAAGCTGGCGATCGAGTGCGGGCCGAACACGCGCTCGGGCAAGTCGTCGCCGACCTGGACGTCGTCCCACCAGCGCTCCTTGTGGCCGAGGTCGTGCAGCATCTGCACCCAAGCGAACTTACGGTCCATCAGCGCGTCGAGCTCCTCGTCGCCCCACTCCGGCTCGTCGAAATCGTCCTGGTTGACCTTGTCGCCGCCGGCCGCCGCCGAGTAGCGGATCGAGGTGGAGCGCTGCTTGGCGATGGGGTCGCCGTGCTGGTTGGCATAGTTGTTGTCGCCGCGCTGGAACACGGTCGGACCAAAGCCCGTGTCCTTCACGGTGTAGTCGAACGGAATGCGCGTATTGGTGATCGTGTCGCCGGCAGACACCTTCGCGTCGTAGAACCACCACTCGTCGCCGCCGAACAGCAGGTGCGAGTTGGGCAGGCAGCCGACGCAGGCCGGGGCGGCGCCGTGGCCATCGTCGGTCGCGATAGCGAAGCTTTGCGGCGCCACGATCTTGCCGTAGCGGCTCTCGGCGGCGAACTTCGGATCGTAGTGCAGCAGGTTGGGATAGTGCATGGCGTGCACCCAGCGGCGAATGTCGTTGTTGCCGATCGGCTCGCGCAAGGTCGAGGTGTCCATAACCTTGCCCAGGTAGTTGTCGATATCCGAGGTATCGAGCGTCTGCGTCGCCATGGTGTTCTCCCTCTCTTCCGGCCGCCTGTGTAATCGACAGTGCTGCCTATTACATGGTGCGTAGGCGAGGTCACGTGCTAACCGTCACGTCTGCCCGGCATCGCGCGTGCGTCTCTCGACAGGGCTGCGCGCGCGCACTATGCGACGATTTAACCGCACGATTAAACGGAGCCGTCGATGCCTCTGCCCGCGCCCTTCTCGCAGCTGCGCCTGCCGGTGATTGCCGCGCCGATGTTCATCGTGTCGAACCCTGCACTGGTCATCGCGCAAGTACGCGCCGGCATCGTCGGCAGCTTCCCCGCCCTGAATGCCCGGCCAGCAAGCCAGCTCGACGAATGGCTGCACGAGATCACCGAGGCGACTGTGGGATGCGCCGCACCCTTTGCGGTCAACCTGATCGTGCACAAGACCAACAACCGCCTGGAGGAAGACTTGGCGATCTGCGCCAAGTGGCGGGTGCCGCTGGTGATCACCTCGCTCGGCGCGCGCGAAGATGTGAACGCGGCGGTGCATGACTGGGGCGGCATGGTGCTGCACGATGTCATCGACGACGCTTTCGCACGCAAGGCGATCGCCAAGGGTGCGGACGGACTGATCGCCGTGGCGGCCGGCGCCGGTGGGCATGCCGGATCACAGTCACCCTTCGCGCTGATGCAGGAGATCCGCAGCTGGTTCGAGGGACCGGTCGCGCTGTCCGGTGCGATCGCCAACGGTCGCTCGATCCTGGCGGCGCAGGCGCTGGGCGCGGACTTCGCCTATATCGGCACGCCGTGGATCGCGACGCCCGAGGCGAATGCGGTAGAGGGATACAAGCAGGCCATCGTCGATGGGCATGCCGCCGACATCGTCAACTCGAACCTGTTCACCGGCGTGCACGGCAACTATCTGCGCACATCGATCACGGCCGCCGGCATGGACCCCGACAACCTGCCCGAGGGCGATGTCAGCACCATGAACTTCGGATCGGGCGGGACTTCGGCAGCCAAGGCCTGGCGTGACATCTGGGGCTCTGGCCAGGGTATCGGCGCTATCGAGGCGGTGGAGCCGGTGGCAGCGCGGGTCGAGCGAATGGCAGCGCAGTACGATGCTGCAGTCGCGGAACTGGCGGCGAAGACGCAGCGGGGCGATTAAGATCCTTCGCTGCAAGGGGAGGCGGCAGACGCGTAGCCGCTGACAAAGGGGGAGTCACCGCTGGCGGAGTGCTCGACGGAGAAGGTTGCACCCCTCTACCACCAGCTGCGCTGGCGGTCCCCCTCCCCTTGCAGAGGAGGATCTAGACTTCGGAGAACTCCACCACCGGCCGGCTCTCACGCGTGCCCTTGTAGCGCGCGTCCGGATCGTTGGCGTCACCGGCGATCACGACGTGGTCGTCATGGACTTCCAGCAGCGTGCCGACGAACGGGAACCCATCGAGGCTCCCGGTGACACGATAGCTGACGGTGTCGCCGGCCTTGAACGTCGCCGGATCGAAGTTGAACTCGAAGGGGCAGGCCTCGCCCGTCTCACCCATGCCTTGCATCGCAACTCTCCTTTGCCCGCCAGACTACCGCACCGAGCCGCACTGGATCAAACGCAAAAGGCCGCCCCGATCGGAGCGGCCTTCGGCATGTCGGCACTGAGGCGTTGCGCTTAGCCGACGATCTCTTCGGGCTTGAAGAAGTAGTCGATCTCGATCTTGGCGTTCTCTTCGGAGTCCGAACCGTGGACCGAGTTGGCTTCGATGCTCTCGGCCAGTTCCTTGCGGATGGTGCCCGCGTCCGCGTTCTCGGGGTTGGTGGCGCCCATGATGTCGCGGTTGCGCTTCACGGCGTCCTCGCCCTCGAGCACCTGCACGACGACCGGGCCCGAGATCATGAAGCTGACCAGGTCGCTGAAGAACGGACGCTCTTTGTGAACCGCGTAGAAGCCCTCAGCCTGCTCCTGGCTCATCTGGATGCGCTTGGACGCGACCACGCGCAGGCCGGCTTCCTCCAGCATCTTGGTGACGGCGCCGGTCAGGTTGCGGCGCGTGGCGTCGGGCTTGATGATCGAGAAGGTGCGGGTCACGGCCATGGGAGTTCCTTGCAGAGAGGCTTTTGTCAGGTTGCGCGCGCCCCTAGCCGGGTCGGCGCAGCGAAGCAAGGCGCAGGCTTACGCCGCCTCGATCCAGCGGCCGCCGTCCTGCTTCCAGAAGTGGCGCTCGGTTCCTTCACGCCCGCGCAGCTGGCGCCAGACGCCGCGGGCGCCTTCCACCGTGCGGTCGTCGAACAGCAGGAAGGTGCGCGCGAAGTTCGTCGCCTCCTCGCGCCAGGTGCCATCGGCTAGAGCGAGAAAACGCGCGCCGTTCGCCGGCTCGAGCCGGTCGGAGAGGAGCACGGGCTGGCGCTCATCGTGCGCCCCGCCGGCGCGACCGTTAGCGAGGAAGCTGTCCGACACGGCCCAGAGCCCCACACCGATCCGTCCGAGTTGCGCATCGTCGCTTGAGACCACCAGCATCCGCTCGCCCGCTTTTAACGTCGCGCGGGCGAGCAGCGGCAGGGCGACCTCCACCGGATCGCGCGAGAGCTGGTAGAAGTCGACGCGCATCGGGACGGCCGCCCTGACGATCAACCCTCGATCGTGTTGCGCACTAAGCGATCGAGCAGGCGCACGCCAAAGCCGGTCGCGCCTTTGTCCCAAGTGGCGCCGGGCTTGTCGGCCCAGACGGTGCCGGCAATGTCGAGGTGCGCCCAAGGCGTGTCGTTCTCGATGAAGCGCTTCAGGAACTGCGCGGCGGTTATCGAGCCACCGAAGCGGCTACCGACGTTCTTCATGTCGGCGATCGGGCTGTCGATCATCTTGTCGTAGGCGGGGCCCATCGGGAAGCGCCACAGCGGCTCGCCCGTCGCAGCGCCTGCTGCGGTCAGGTCCGCTGCCAGTGCATCGTTGTTCGAGAACAGGCCGGCGTACTCATGCGCCAACGAGGCGATGATGGCGCCGGTCAGCGTCGCCAGATCGACGATGCGCGTGGGCGCGAATTCGCGCTGAACCCAGGTCAGCGCGTCGCAGAGAACCAGGCGGCCTTCCGCGTCGGTGTTGATTACCTCGATCGTCTGGCCGGACATCGAGGTCACGACGTCACCGGGACGCTGTGCCTTGCCGTCGGGCATGTTCTCGACCAGGCCGCACACACCGACGACGTTCGCCTTGGCCTTGCGCAGCGCCAGGGCCAGCATGGTCCCGGCGACTGCACCGGCGCCGCCCATGTCCCACTTCATGTCTTCCATGCCCGCGGCCGGCTTGATGCTGATGCCGCCGGTGTCGAAAGTCACACCCTTGCCGACAAACGCGATCGGCTTCTCGCCGGCCACGCCGCCCTTCCACTCGATCACGAGCAGACGCGCCGGCCGGGCAGAGCCTTGCGCCACGCCGAGCAGCGAGCCCATGCCGAGGTGCG contains:
- a CDS encoding DNA polymerase III subunit chi, with amino-acid sequence MRVDFYQLSRDPVEVALPLLARATLKAGERMLVVSSDDAQLGRIGVGLWAVSDSFLANGRAGGAHDERQPVLLSDRLEPANGARFLALADGTWREEATNFARTFLLFDDRTVEGARGVWRQLRGREGTERHFWKQDGGRWIEAA
- the leuA gene encoding 2-isopropylmalate synthase — its product is MTMLKNPSVKYRPFPQVDLPDRQWPTRTITHAPRWLSTDLRDGNQALIDPMGAEKKTRFFDLLVKVGLKEIEVGFPAAGSTEFDFIRGLVDTGRIPEDVLVQVLTQSRQDLIETSFASLAGVHAAIVHLYNAVSPLWRQVVFGMERHEIRAIAENGAKVLRDQAAKYPQTKWHFEYSPETFSTAELDFSLECCEAVMDILQPSPEHPIILNLPATVEAATPNIYADQIEYFCRNLPNRESAVISLHTHNDRGTGVAAAELGLMAGADRVEGCLFGNGERTGNCCLVTVGLNLYTQGVDPGLDFSDIDEVIQTVEYCNQLKVAERHPYGGELVFTAFSGSHQDAIKKGFAAQETRNDQLWAVPYLPIDPADLGRSYEAVIRVNSQSGKGGFAWVIEQDQGLKLPKRMQAHFSRHVQELADELGRELQASDIWDVFRRAYRLDGEQRYQLIDWDEGRTSDGTRLFSGKIGVEGREQSVSGRGNGLISSVTATLKDSFGVELEVKDYAEHSMGQSSDARAAAYVECVLPDGRTVWGVGIDEDVATASVRAVLSAANAA
- a CDS encoding leucyl aminopeptidase, with the translated sequence MQIQFLDAGAKSSAGILVHLVNQDAVPAQFEAVLVEAARQSRFAGKAGQVFEGFAERDGRVRRVVLAGLGEAGAEDRVTAAEKAGVALVGKYLTSGESSLAIDLDGAGLSQDETVALLLGARLRAWRFDAYRTKQSDDSKPSLQQIDVIGAPAGIDARWADEEALAKGVEFTRELVTEPANVIYPESFVERARARYEGTGLDVRVLDEDEMAHLGMGSLLGVAQGSARPARLLVIEWKGGVAGEKPIAFVGKGVTFDTGGISIKPAAGMEDMKWDMGGAGAVAGTMLALALRKAKANVVGVCGLVENMPDGKAQRPGDVVTSMSGQTIEVINTDAEGRLVLCDALTWVQREFAPTRIVDLATLTGAIIASLAHEYAGLFSNNDALAADLTAAGAATGEPLWRFPMGPAYDKMIDSPIADMKNVGSRFGGSITAAQFLKRFIENDTPWAHLDIAGTVWADKPGATWDKGATGFGVRLLDRLVRNTIEG
- the ndk gene encoding nucleoside-diphosphate kinase — translated: MAVTRTFSIIKPDATRRNLTGAVTKMLEEAGLRVVASKRIQMSQEQAEGFYAVHKERPFFSDLVSFMISGPVVVQVLEGEDAVKRNRDIMGATNPENADAGTIRKELAESIEANSVHGSDSEENAKIEIDYFFKPEEIVG
- a CDS encoding nitronate monooxygenase family protein; translated protein: MPLPAPFSQLRLPVIAAPMFIVSNPALVIAQVRAGIVGSFPALNARPASQLDEWLHEITEATVGCAAPFAVNLIVHKTNNRLEEDLAICAKWRVPLVITSLGAREDVNAAVHDWGGMVLHDVIDDAFARKAIAKGADGLIAVAAGAGGHAGSQSPFALMQEIRSWFEGPVALSGAIANGRSILAAQALGADFAYIGTPWIATPEANAVEGYKQAIVDGHAADIVNSNLFTGVHGNYLRTSITAAGMDPDNLPEGDVSTMNFGSGGTSAAKAWRDIWGSGQGIGAIEAVEPVAARVERMAAQYDAAVAELAAKTQRGD
- a CDS encoding MaoC family dehydratase N-terminal domain-containing protein, which translates into the protein MATQTLDTSDIDNYLGKVMDTSTLREPIGNNDIRRWVHAMHYPNLLHYDPKFAAESRYGKIVAPQSFAIATDDGHGAAPACVGCLPNSHLLFGGDEWWFYDAKVSAGDTITNTRIPFDYTVKDTGFGPTVFQRGDNNYANQHGDPIAKQRSTSIRYSAAAGGDKVNQDDFDEPEWGDEELDALMDRKFAWVQMLHDLGHKERWWDDVQVGDDLPERVFGPHSIASFTTEWRAFIVNTWGSMNLRKQDLLAMGFTPEMAGHENDPDMMLVNPWLTDGAYFGPSRGHLFPKFARKIGMPRGYGYGASMGSWVTDYLSGWAGEHGGVVHSTANYRGPALTGDVTIQTAEVIDKTVDEEGRNLIHVKHKMVNQRGVTMCTGTAEIKLPKKG